The following proteins are co-located in the Phocoena phocoena chromosome 1, mPhoPho1.1, whole genome shotgun sequence genome:
- the LOC136125510 gene encoding LOW QUALITY PROTEIN: hypoxanthine-guanine phosphoribosyltransferase-like (The sequence of the model RefSeq protein was modified relative to this genomic sequence to represent the inferred CDS: substituted 2 bases at 2 genomic stop codons): MVTCSPTVMISDNEPGYDLDFFCMPNHYAEDLEKVFIPRGLIMDRTEQLARDVMEEMGGRHIVALCVLNGGLXILCXPADYIKALNRNSDRSIPMMVDFIRLKSYCNDQSTGDIKVIGGDDLSTLTGKNILIIEGIIDTDKTVQTLLPLVEQHNPKMVKVASLLVKRTPQSVGYRPDFVAFEIPGKSVVGYALDYNEYFRDLNHVRVISETRKAKYKA; the protein is encoded by the exons ATGGTGACCTGCAGCCCCACCGTCATGATTAGTGATAATGAACCAGGTTATGACCTGGATTTCTTTTGTATGCCTAATCATTATGCTGAGGATTTGGAAAAGGTGTTTATTCCTCGTGGACTAATTATGGACAGGACTGAACAGCTTGCTCGAGATgtgatggaggagatgggagGCCGTCACATCGTGGCCCTTTGTGTGCTCAACGGGGGGCTATAAATTCTTTGCTGACCTGCTGATTACATCAAAGCACTGAACAGAAATAGCGATAGATCCATTCCTATGATGGTAGATTTTATCAGACTGAAGAGCTACTGTAATGACCAGTCAACAGGTGACATAAAA gtaattgGTGGAGATGATCTCTCAACTTTGACTGGAAAGAATATCTTGATTATTGAAGGTATCATTGACACCGACAAAACAGTGCAAACCTTGCTTCCCTTGGTCGAACAGCATAATCCAAAGATGGTCAAGGTTGCAAGTTTGCTGGTGAAAAGGACGCCTCAAAGTGTTGGATATAGACCAGACTTTGTTGCATTTGAAATTCCAGGCAAGTCTGTTGTAGGATATGCCCTTGACTATAATGAATACTTCAGGGATTTGAATCATGTTCGTGTCATCAGTGAAACtagaaaagcaaaatacaaagcCTGA